The following is a genomic window from Aricia agestis chromosome 12, ilAriAges1.1, whole genome shotgun sequence.
GCTAACGGACTCTCGGTAACAATAATCGAATGCGGCTGCTCATTTTCATCTTCCAAGTCTATATCAGTTATAATAACGTTCATAGCCCTATCATTAGATCCGTGAGATTCGATAACATTATATCTAGAGGCGTCAAATATTTGAGATTCTGGTTCAGTGCTAGTTCGATTTACGGATAAATCGAAATCTAAATTCGTTACGACGTTTAAGTTACTCGGAGGTTCGCTAAATTTTCTTTCGCTTTTGATAAAGAGAGAGCTGGCGTCGATTAGGGACGACAAGTCCTGGGGACAGTTTTGGAGGCTTCTTTGAAACCGGTTGAACTCCTCGGAGCCATCAGCACTTTCCATGCTCTGACTAGACTTCTCCTTTGAAGTCACTTCCTGGGGCTTCGTCACCGCCGAGAACTCAAAGTCCGAGTACGTTGGCGTCTTCTCGGAGACGTTTCTATTGCTCTCTCTGCTCATAAACCCGCTCTCCCCCTCAATTTCGAACGCGCGCCCCTCGTGGACGTTCGGAGATATGTCCTGTGGTCTTATTTCCGCGGACTGAAAGAACACGTTGAAGTTAGGCACGCCGGAAACTTCGTCAGAATCATTCTGAGGCATGTCGAGAGGGACGGATTCAACGTTTTCATCGTCGATGACTTCGACACACGGCGTGCTGGTTACCGAGAACGCCATGTTCTTGCTGAAATGCTTGTTGAGGCTTTCGTTCATTTCGTCGCTGACGTTTTCGATTTTCATTTCTGGAGATTCGAATTTTGCGTCCGGGACGCTATCTTTGAGACACGTTATTTCGATGCTATCCATCTTCTTTAATGCCGGCGCTGGCGTACATTTCGGACTCTCCACGCTAATGTTTTCCTTTTCCTGCCTGGGTGGGGTAAAGTTTATTTCGTTGCCGATAGGAGATCTCCGGACTAGCTCAGGCTGGGGGAGTTTCCAAGCGTCGTCCATAGCGGACGCGAGCTCCGTCGTACAGTTGGAGTAAGATGGCAGGCCTGACATGAGCGTACCGTACGCTAGATCCTTCGTTTGAGTATTCTTGGAATCGGGATCGGATTTGGTGATCGTCGGGGTTACCACCTCGTGTTTAGCTTTAGTATACGTATTACAGTTGTTCGCGGTAATAGAATCGGGAGAGAACGTATCACACTCGGATTTGCTATCGTGGACAATGTATGTGGAGCAGTGACTATGCTCCTTTTCGTCTTTCTCGCTCATCAGAGTGTGCTCGCTGTCGCTCCTTTTGAGTTCCGGCACGTCCGGAATATCGGGGTCCATAGCCAAATCGTCGAAGTTTTCCTCGACGTTGTATAGCGTGTCGTTCGAACACCACGAGTCTATACTTGTCGCCTTCGACAAGCACTGGGTTTCGGACGGTTTTGAGAATTTGGCGTCGGTCGGGACGGTCGTTTTGGACAACGTGGACACGGCCGCCAGGTCGGAATTATCCGGCACGGACGTGTCCGTGGGACTGACGAGGAACGGGGAGATCTGAGACAGTCTCTCGCAGTTGGACTTCTCGTCGTCTTTGGTGTATGTTTTGTCGTCGATCGGTGACTGGACGTTGGGTTTGTTTATCTTCAATGGACTGGCGTTCAAGCTGTCGGCGCTCATTGTTATTCTGTAATTAAAAGTTGTTATAACTATGtttgtattatttactttaaacgATATTATAAATTACAGGCCAGTGTCAAAATACATCAATCGCACTAGATgttgtaaaaatgtataaacaagatatttgtttttctttcaCGCTAAAACTTTTGTGGGTATGTGGAGAGGTTAGGGCCATTTATTTATACAACAATTTACTCGGACAAAAGCGGAGTTACAAGTATGAGCACTCACTCTTTACTACTGCTAGGCACCTCCTTGGGCACCGTATACGTATGGTTGATGGTCTCCGAGTGTACGGTGTAGGTGGAGTGGTTTGGGCCGCTGTTTTGTCCGGTGGCCAGGTCTGTGACGTCATCAGTCGAGTTGTTGCACGGCTCCGGGTAGCTCTCAGATGATTCCGTGCGGACCGAGTAGTTCCCTAACAAGaaattgtgttgttgtatagtcTCTAAACTAATGTTATAAAGAAATTTTTCGTGCAACACTTAGCCTTTGAAAGATTAAAGGACTAGGTCGTATTTCAAAAATTCGCCACGGGTATAAAAAGAAGAAAGGACACTACCTTTTATCAATATAAATTTACACTATTCCTTTGCCTTTTTAGTAGTATAAGGGAAATTGACGCTACGTAACGAATTACGTAGCAAATAACTGGCGGAAGACCAGTggggctaaaatagtcacatttagcaattcctctcaatcaattcagcaaatgaattgtcaaaactatcaaactgacaaatgtcaaatcagtacaaaaatacagaaatgaattgcaagcagagttgcattttgcaattttagaaaaatgaatcatattatgatccaTATCAcaattcttcaaagcgaccattttagccccgcagttatATTAAATACAGGCGACAGACCAACTCTCACGTTTACATAACAACAGTCGACCTAGCCATCTGCCTACTTTGTACTCCTGCCTATTTAATACTCACAGTTATCATCGTTCTCGTATGCGGAGAGCTGTAGCCTCGTCTCCTCAGCGATGGGGCTGAGCGCGCCGTACGCCACGATCAGctcgggcggcggcggcgacgtGTACTCCGCCGGCTCTATGCCAGACACCTGGGGGACACATAACAATAGTTAAAACACCCATTGAGGgtgtttgatattttatttcccACCAGGTGCCGGATTGTAGACTAAGGCTACGTTTCCActagagctgagcggagctgtgttgccaggaatgtgtttttgagaacctgagtcatggcaaagtcatgtcaatgaagcgattctattggttttcaaaaacacattcttcgcaacacagctccgcttagctctggtggaaaggcagcctaaTACGAAGGTTACACAATTAATCTGTCATCAATCTTTCGTCAATCCGAGGTTGACGCCAGATTGATGCTTATAAATagtacatattaaaataaaaaaataacagaaatttaaaaaacaaaccaGAATGCTGGTCTTACCTGAGCAAGAGGCAATTTCAGTTCCAATTCGTTCCTCAACTCCTTCATGCGTTCCTCATCAATCTGCCCTTCTCTTTGGTAATCCATAGAACTAGTGTTCCCCGCTAGGACGCACTCCGGAGCATCCTGGGAATCTTCTGCCTCTAGCGGACCCGAGTATTCTATGTTCAAGTTGTTCTCGTTCTCTGCCATCGCCAATTTGGTAGTCATTTGAAGGTCTATTTGGTTCAAATGTACCGCGTCCTCCACGTGACCAGCATCAGCGTTAATATCTATGTCGACTAGATATTTCATCTGCGACGTCGAAGCGAGAAAATTTCCCGGCGAGTTCGGTGGGGTTAGGGGCGACACTCTTTTAGCCGACGATAGCTCCTCCGATTCGGAAGTGTTTTCTGTGGGCTCGATCGTTTTGGTTTCGTTTAGATTAGGAATCGCCTCAAAAACCGAGTCCTCGGATACTATATCGGGGACTTCGTTTAGAAAGTTACCGTCTCGAAGAGGCGAGGGAGTCTCGAGGTTGATTTCGCTAAAATTCGACGAAAACGCCAGAAGCTCCTCCTTGGGAATATCTACTAAATCAGATTTTATGTTCTTTAGCGACTCGAACATACAATTCTCTAGGGACCCGAGTACGACTGAGCTGTTTTCGTCGTATGTATCTGTGGGGTGACTTTTGGTTGGAGAGTCGAAGGGACTCAAATTATCCGAAGCGTTTTTTGGTTTCACAAAAGTCTCTCCGATACCATCTACCGGCACTTTAGTTAACGAAACAGTTTCTTCTTCGAGAGGTTCTAAGGTACTTTCTGTTGACTTTTCGCTTCCTTTGGGTGTGCTCGTGTGAATGTTATCCTTAATATCTTCAGGTTCATCATAATTAGTTCTTATATCTTCGGTACCATCGTACACAATCCTTTCGGAGTACAAAAATACGCTAGTCTCTTTAATAAGAGTTGGCAAGTCTAAGTAAACGGTGGACTCGTTTAGAGATGTACTGTTCATATCAGTCATAGCAGATGCTTCaggatattttataaagttaccgtgatttataattttattttgtgcgtccttatttttattatcagtgAGATCCATATACGCAGTACTATTACATGAGACTGTAGCCCCTGGTTCAGATACAACATCAGATGTAACTTCACATCTCTCAGTTAGCATATCTTGTTCCTGCGCCGTTTGCGGGGCTGACCCTTCTAcatctttataaatattttgtacttgtTCTTCAGGTTTTATGCTCGTGTCGAGTTCTGGCAAACTTTCGACTATttctttttccttattttctaaGTGATTGATTTCTACAGATTCTGAATGAGATAGGTTTTGTACTGTTTCAGGTAACTCTGTTGGTATGTCTTTAGTGGAACTGCCTATTAATGCATTACTTTCGTCAATACCGAAAGTTTCGTTTATAATGATGTTATTATGGTGGACCATTGAGGACTCTAAAGAATTTGATACATTTGGATATTCTTTGACTTTctcaatttctttatttaaatcttcacaaaatggcTTTTCCATCTCGCTTTTACTAGCTTGTGATGAATTTGATACAGATGACGGAATTATTTGAAAAACGTCGTCTTTATGACTATTTTGTAAGGTTTGTGTTATATTTAGTTCTTGATTTTTGTTGTTGCCTATCATATCTTTTTCTTCCTTATTTTCTTCTATTAAAAAGGTTGATGAGTTTGATTTATGGTTATTTTCAAGTGTCCTTTCACTTGCTAAAACTTCATTTACTATAAACGTCTCGGAAACAGACTTATCGTTATTTAGTTCACTTGTTATGTTTAATTCTTCATTTTTCGGATCATTCAGCTGCAGGCTACCTGTACTAATTTTAACGGGCGTTAAAATTACTTCTGGTAATAAAGATTCATCTATATCGTttgtaatgtttaatttttctttattttcaaaattctctGGCAAACAATTATTTTCAGCCAGCTTTTCCTCAACATCCACTCCTACTTTTTCTTCAAATTTATCTATCACAGCATTTTCAGTATCATTAGAGTGACCGTTAGAAAATACTTCTGTTTCTTCGTTACCATTACTGCTAATTTCTTCTTGTAGTTTGTCTGTTGTAGCTACAACTGGATCTGTATTCGTTTCACAACTAATCATGttttcaattccattacttagatcaattttattttctattgaCTTAGCTTCCATACTATCCTTACTTACTTTATTAGCATACGTTATCTCACAGTCTCTTTCAATTACGTCTTTTATTTCATAACTTACACTAGGCATTGATACTACACATAATTCTTTTAATTTAGGTACATTATTACATTCTACATTGGCGTGTGTTTTTGGTTCCTCATCTTGCAACGATTTCAATTCGCTCGAActatttaaattaacattttcttCGACCGGCTTTTCAAGGTTGTGCTCGTTTTTAACTAATCTGCTTAAGAGATCTAAATCCTTGATCGGAGTCTCGGGGGTGATATTTTCGAGAGTCAACTGGCTGGTCGTGTCGCTGTGTCGTTCGAACGAGTGACTCAACGTACCAATAGTATCCGCATCTCCCTCGTCATCCTCGCAATCTTTCTCCGCATCTGATTTGGCATCGAAATCGAGCTCTAGAATATTCTTAAAATTACTTATACCGGGCGACTTAACCATACTAGTTTGCATTGGACTTTCTTTCTTACACTCTAAGCTCAGATTATCTCTAGACGGGCTGGCTTGATGACTTGACTCCGAGCTCGAAGTCTTCTCCGAGTTTAGTATGTTATCGAGATTCTTTATCACATCGCTGACATCCCTGTAGTAGCTGACGTCATCCTGActgccgtttataatatcttttaGCCAGGGATCTACCGAGTTGTCCGAATGATCCTGATCTTTCTCCTCGAGGGCTATGTTACCTTGGTGACATTCTAGCGTCGCCATTTCGTTGTGCGTGAGGTATATGTTTCTGACGTCCTCCAACGATCCGTGGAGATTAGTTAGGCTGTCGGATTTGGCTTGAACCGACAGATCtttatccgacatgatgctacTGGATCTCGATACCGCAGTATCCATTTCGACGCTCAAGGAGTCCTGTATGGTGGGCGCGTTATCGAACTCCTGGTCTGAGCCGGTGAAGTGCGACGCCATGGAGGTGGAGGGGGCGTGTACGATGGCGACGTGCTCGTCTATTTTGGGGATGCTGTTGGGTTTGAGCCTCTGCCAGCGCTCCTCGAAGTCGCTGCTGCCGTAGCCGTCGTCGTTGGAGGCCTCGCTGGCGCGGGCGTGCGTCATGTGGAGGTGGTTGATTAACGCGTGGACTTGAGCGGCGGTCGGCCGAGCTTCGTAGTTGGGGTTCCAGCATAGTTGCATGACTTGATACCTGGAGAAAAGTTATTACATTTtggtattattaaaatattttattttattatgaaagtgCTATGTACTTCAATATAATGTAATGAAtagcatattattttattttttatttaatcaaggTACAAAAATAGTTAATGAACTCTTTACAAATTAGGTTAGTAAGTTAATTATACATTGGTGAATTCATTAATCTAAATATTGTACACAGCTtttgttagtaaaaaaaaagaaattacattGACAATCAACATCTTAATTTAGGAAAATATTAACACTGAAAAACTTTCAAGGTGCATTAAGTATAACTAATTAACATCTAAAATAGTTTATTACAATCAAGCAAAGACTTCTTATAAGGAAATattttttgatgaaagataTCGATATTTACATCAGCCTTTGAATAAATTTCATTATAGGACTGACACATACGATGTAGCGGATTATTCCGTCCAACGTTGTTGCTAAAAAGTGAAATGTCAAAGAGCACTGGCTTTCGTTTAGAGCGTTTACTAATAGATAAATTGATGTTTGCAAGCAGTTCATCACTGAGCACACCATTGACAATCTTGTGGAGTGCACATAAGTCTGCAATATTGCGACGTTGCCCTAAACTGGTAAGACGGTAATCATAATAGAAAAAAggcgttttaatattattacagtgcTTGTGTCAATTAGGTAATTTAAAtgtgaatataatttttaatactcaCAGGTGGTCTCCGTAGAGCGCGTACGAGGGTGGAGGGGGCGGGGCGTGTGCGTGCGCGGTGGGCGGGGTCCAGGCGCACAGCTCCCAGATCACGTGACCCAACGCCCATACGTCATTAGCCGCCTGTGAAAACAAAACGGGAACGAAAGTTTttagtctttatttatttaaagggaaaacTTACATGCGTATATTATGACAACATCATTGTATCTTATACCACTAGAtcaaataaactttaattactagtacttaaatatttttaacttgttAAGCTAATGGACAAAACCACTTAAGCGACTAGAACTATTCTGTTACAATAAACGGTGGAATATTTTTATGTCAGTTAAATTGAGATTTAGGTCCAACTTTTTAAGTTTCGTAACGTTTTGAATAGCCTGTCAATTGTCATTctgatatctatatataatGTCGTAAGTTCACTACGTACCGTATGTCTGTTCGTGTTTCTCAGCGTGTCGGGGGCGCGCGCAAGCTGGGGTTGGTCGCACGGCGCGTACTGTCCGAGCACGGCGCGCACGTCGTCACGCTCGCGCACTAATATGTTGCCCGTACAGAGGTTACTGAAAACGCAAAAAcattattaacaaataaaacgctACTTGCAAATTATATATTATCCCACGGAACGTGTCTATTGCCAATCAACtattttattctaaaaaatcaaaatcaaaatcttaaacTATACTTattgcaatctacgagcgcgcggcgcccttagttgtgtgagtgactatatctatacacgcgtacatggctcgctcgccACTGACCGCTCCGTCAGGTAtgcacactaacgaaaatgtatgtttacaattacaactacaaataaaggctacgcgcgctcgtGAATTGCAAGAAATGTACCACAATTAGACAAAAATAGTGTTAcagtacatggtatacggacacgtagtgccatctagcgacaaaccagtaaaacttaccgagggaacacaggcaacataaatcccctactcaatactagatggcgttaggtgcgctagtacatactcgaatagactgcgctcgaactttctagaagtgtcttgtttacgtgtttatcggtttattttgtttacgtgtttagttgtttatgtttattgtggtacatgctcgagcctcctagaaagttccgacacttgtttacttgtttacgtgtatcgggaactttctggaattcgtctcgccatataaaaagccgcaggtagacggcgcggcagttcagttcgtttcgagctatcatcaaggcgatttcggagtgacaacaagtgatcaatagtgagtgaaccagtgaaacctgcgacttggctacgacctaggacagtgatagtacTTAGTGATTGGGCCTAGTGATTAGTgcttggacttagtgctaagtgttgtggcTTAATgcttagtgcagtgttaataaagtcttcaagagagtcaccaggtctttctctccaaatcctcgaaccctagcacgtaacaatagttTTGTGTCATTTATCTGTTATGGGAAactgtaacaaacatccatcctCTTTTTCgcattaaaactaaaagtgtaatcgtctttatttatttattttattttattttattcggaaaacttacagcttgcAGAAAATACAGTAAGAGTACAATTATAATAGAAAACATAAAGCCAATTATAAAGTTTTCGCAAGTAAAAGTTTAAATGCGAAAAATATGGCAAAGAGGTGAACCAAATACcaattaaaaaatcaaccattGTGTAatctaaatacataattattaagcaTAAATTTCGCAAGAATGAAAAACTAAGCTACAAAACCACACTGGAGTAAACAGTACGCACCGATACAGGTATCCGTTGGCGTGCATGTACGCCAGCGCGGACGTGACGTCACACATGAGCCGCAGCGGCGCGCCCGCAGAGTGCAGCGACTCCGCACGATCGCGCGTCGACGATATGTACTGCTGTAGATCCTGGAATTACAATTAACGGTTGTTAATGTTGAAAATAATGAATTGCTAATTATAAGATTTATGTTGTCgttaatgttttattatgttGTCCTTGTCTCACACGTTTGGCGTGGCTTGGCATACATTTATTTacagattttttaaactttaacgtaatgtctgtatagtgtatagtatAGACTCTAGTCTATACTATACAGacattatagtttaaaaaatagacTATAGACTGTATGGatagtgaaaatatttttattagtaaggaataaatataagtacttaagaaGGATTTTCCATGTTCGCGAAAAAATTAAGTTTCATcccttttaaaagaaaattaaatgaatggcttttaaaaaattgtttttatgatGTAAAAGATTTTTTCGTTGGTACTTATTTCTGACAGTTCTCCATTAATGACATGTGACATTTAGTATTAAGTACTTCTACTTCTTTCCTTCACCTTTTAGactaaactttataaaatatgacatttGCATACTATTAGTTTAGTTGAGTGTTatgattatgtattttattatgaagacCATCTAactgtacattattattattattattaaagtaattcaTTATTCGGGTTCTACAGTCAGGCATAACCATACTACAAATTGTTAAATTAACTTCATGCGAGAAATGTCTAATCTTGTAAGTTACAAGACGTACCTAAATGATTTGACAGTGACTTACAAGTTAAGACATTTCTCCTCCTTTCAAATCCTCAAACAATACTAACCATCGAGCACAGCTCGAATACCAACAGCCAAGAGTCCTCCTGCAGGCATTTGGCTACGAACGGTAGGATGTTTTCATGACTGAGGTCGCGGTACATTTTGTTCTCGTCCAAAAACCGCGCCTTGTCCTCCAAGCTCGCGTTCTGGTTGAGGATCTTGACGGCCACAGTGGTAGTGCTCTCCCCATCGTCTATTTCACCTTCCACCACCTGGAAGAGAGAGATAGATGTTGTAAAACAGGAAATGAAGAAAAGAAAATTTAGGGGCTGTttaaccacttcctgataagcgccggataggttatccacaacttatctgatagataGAGTATaaagtatctgtcagataagaagtggatagcctatccggcgaCCGGCACCTATCAGAAAGTGGTgtaacaggccctaaatgtacCAATAGGCTTAGCATGATCGCGGTAGAAATGTGAGGGAATAAAAATACTGATAGAAAAATACTAAAGGCTGATTTCTTGGCAACATTTCATTTGGTAAAGTAATATGGTAGTGCTGAGTGTGTACATAAACAGTTGCTGATGACTCCTTAAAAAACTGACTGTCACGTTGATGAGAAAAACTTTATCTAACGCAATATCATATACGTAGATGAATATTTTGATCagacattttatattttcagaatatatCCCTAtagtaccatcagagaagttgattcctaggcagatggcggacctaaataatttggtcgcgttccatcaaacccatccgaccgataacaattaacattgaattgacataagccgaccacatgacgtagtaactagtaggtccgtcatctgcggcctaggaatcaatttcctcgatggtttACTCACCCTTCCAAACCAGCCTCTGCCAATTTCTCTGAGGTACTGCAGACGATCTCTCGGCAAATCTTCGCCGGCTGAAAAAGAAAATGACCATTACTTATCAACGTTGATTACGTTTTCTAAAGCGTGACATCCGTTTTACTACACATAGAAAGTAGAAACATCAACTTGATTGTCATCTTGAAGTACATATATGTTATTTTgttgaaacaaaaataagttcATGAATCTCAAGGCATTCAGACGAAAACTAAGATACGAAAATAACGCGGATGGTCCAttcatttagttttatttaagtgggcatttttattttacctacatacgattaagaggagtccacaccgccgtttttccatttGTCCCCTATTTTCTCCctagataatgccggtagagttattatatttttcctaaatatctatggccaatattagcatgtccctatgttttcttttttttttcataattttattattaaaaaagataagaacgtccaaaaacccaaaaaaaatgtccagattttcctctgtgttcaaacacccagaaaacaaaactggctagaatataaaaaaaataaaacataggaacacagctcaagcctttctttaattcttaacgaaaaagtacttaaatcggttaagttttggagaaggaatcagcggacatcgaatcgaagattttctgttcctttattagaacttttgtcgtgttgtctctatcgcgctctgcggtgggagacttgagattggtgagacagcaatacattttcaaatacctattttcaatttctcgcgcccttggtgtatcctcttaaatcaaATTCAACAAGCCAACCAATCGACGTAACTCTCCAACAACCAAATTACTAACGGTAATCGGGTAAAGGGGCTAAACTTTTTTTGGCTTGTGTGGTTCCTTTCCTCATTCTCGCTGGTGGTGTAAGCTACGGCTGCGGCGTTGTTGATGTCTCTATTCTGCATCTCCCGTAAATAAAAAacaccgatattataaaatcatATCATCAGCATATCGGCTGATGCGGTTCCTCTCCACATTCTCACTCATGATGTAGGCTGCGTTGTTGTTGTTGGCTATGTTCCGCATCTCCCGGAGAAAGATGTGCCCAAAAAATCAAAGATAAGTAGACGAATAATATCTCTACTCACCAAACCAATCAGCGCATCTCTCCAACGGATCCAACACCCCGATCCCTGTAGGCAGCGGTTCGAACTCAACCACCGACTCTCGGCTGATGCGGTTTCTCTCCTCGTTCTCGCTCGTGATGTACGTTGCGGCGTTGTTATTGGCAATGTTCTGCATCTCCCGGAGCGAGATGGGCCCGTTGTTGTTGTCCTCGTTGACGTTGTTGTTGGTGGGCTCGGAGAACCCCGAGTCGGGGGGCTGCGAGCGCCGCCCATCGTGGAGGTGCGTCACGCTCGCCGTGAATATCTGCAGAACGCCATAACGCCATTAGAATTTgccatattgtttttttttatttggttcCTACATGTAAACATAGGTATACCGGCCAGGGTGATTTCGTTTCTAGCGACAGCAATCGTACTACACTAACAATTTGCCTTTCCTCtaattaatataactagctgtttgagctggttttcgataaaacacgaataaaatgacattttctagaaatgattcctagctagatcgatttatcgcccccgaaaccccctatatactaaatttcatgaaaatcgttggagccgatatatatatatatataatatatatatatatatatatatatatatatatattgctcgttgcaagatatatatttattattgcaACAAACAAACAAGAATCAGCAATTAGGAACACAATGATGAGAAGCTCTGATtcattttatttctaagtagcaTACTAACACTAAAACTCAAGATTTTATTAGGGTTAATGATCAAAGCAGTAGCATACATTCATTATTAAACAAAGGATActaggaagtcggttaaaaatattttaaatattatattctttctaAAGGGGCTAATCTAAACTAATCCTTTGATGGGACAATAACAAATAAATTGAAGAAACTACATAAAGCGCTTTGTACTCAACTATGTACTCAGATTCTGCCACTTAATCCAACAATACAGCTTTGATCAAGTCTAGATCCTATTATTGTCAAAGCAGCAGATCCTATATAGTCAAACTAAAGCAGAACAATTTTTGGAAAAGttgtttcaatattttatgGGAATACAACTGCACTTTTATTACACAGATGCATCGAAATCTAATCGAATCGAAATTGAAGCTGTAACGTTGGATTAGTAGCAGAACCGTGCTACAGG
Proteins encoded in this region:
- the LOC121732512 gene encoding uncharacterized protein LOC121732512 isoform X2; amino-acid sequence: MAVLWVILILSTSGLHYVHGFPINPSSRIYPQDGSGSVLEQWTAEGGLYAALPALALVFAAFGLLFGCTWCYRHKDCKPNEGAENQIFTASVTHLHDGRRSQPPDSGFSEPTNNNVNEDNNNGPISLREMQNIANNNAATYITSENEERNRISRESVVEFEPLPTGIGVLDPLERCADWFAGEDLPRDRLQYLREIGRGWFGRVVEGEIDDGESTTTVAVKILNQNASLEDKARFLDENKMYRDLSHENILPFVAKCLQEDSWLLVFELCSMDLQQYISSTRDRAESLHSAGAPLRLMCDVTSALAYMHANGYLYRNLCTGNILVRERDDVRAVLGQYAPCDQPQLARAPDTLRNTNRHTAANDVWALGHVIWELCAWTPPTAHAHAPPPPPSYALYGDHLYQVMQLCWNPNYEARPTAAQVHALINHLHMTHARASEASNDDGYGSSDFEERWQRLKPNSIPKIDEHVAIVHAPSTSMASHFTGSDQEFDNAPTIQDSLSVEMDTAVSRSSSIMSDKDLSVQAKSDSLTNLHGSLEDVRNIYLTHNEMATLECHQGNIALEEKDQDHSDNSVDPWLKDIINGSQDDVSYYRDVSDVIKNLDNILNSEKTSSSESSHQASPSRDNLSLECKKESPMQTSMVKSPGISNFKNILELDFDAKSDAEKDCEDDEGDADTIGTLSHSFERHSDTTSQLTLENITPETPIKDLDLLSRLVKNEHNLEKPVEENVNLNSSSELKSLQDEEPKTHANVECNNVPKLKELCVVSMPSVSYEIKDVIERDCEITYANKVSKDSMEAKSIENKIDLSNGIENMISCETNTDPVVATTDKLQEEISSNGNEETEVFSNGHSNDTENAVIDKFEEKVGVDVEEKLAENNCLPENFENKEKLNITNDIDESLLPEVILTPVKISTGSLQLNDPKNEELNITSELNNDKSVSETFIVNEVLASERTLENNHKSNSSTFLIEENKEEKDMIGNNKNQELNITQTLQNSHKDDVFQIIPSSVSNSSQASKSEMEKPFCEDLNKEIEKVKEYPNVSNSLESSMVHHNNIIINETFGIDESNALIGSSTKDIPTELPETVQNLSHSESVEINHLENKEKEIVESLPELDTSIKPEEQVQNIYKDVEGSAPQTAQEQDMLTERCEVTSDVVSEPGATVSCNSTAYMDLTDNKNKDAQNKIINHGNFIKYPEASAMTDMNSTSLNESTVYLDLPTLIKETSVFLYSERIVYDGTEDIRTNYDEPEDIKDNIHTSTPKGSEKSTESTLEPLEEETVSLTKVPVDGIGETFVKPKNASDNLSPFDSPTKSHPTDTYDENSSVVLGSLENCMFESLKNIKSDLVDIPKEELLAFSSNFSEINLETPSPLRDGNFLNEVPDIVSEDSVFEAIPNLNETKTIEPTENTSESEELSSAKRVSPLTPPNSPGNFLASTSQMKYLVDIDINADAGHVEDAVHLNQIDLQMTTKLAMAENENNLNIEYSGPLEAEDSQDAPECVLAGNTSSMDYQREGQIDEERMKELRNELELKLPLAQVSGIEPAEYTSPPPPELIVAYGALSPIAEETRLQLSAYENDDNWNYSVRTESSESYPEPCNNSTDDVTDLATGQNSGPNHSTYTVHSETINHTYTVPKEVPSSSKEITMSADSLNASPLKINKPNVQSPIDDKTYTKDDEKSNCERLSQISPFLVSPTDTSVPDNSDLAAVSTLSKTTVPTDAKFSKPSETQCLSKATSIDSWCSNDTLYNVEENFDDLAMDPDIPDVPELKRSDSEHTLMSEKDEKEHSHCSTYIVHDSKSECDTFSPDSITANNCNTYTKAKHEVVTPTITKSDPDSKNTQTKDLAYGTLMSGLPSYSNCTTELASAMDDAWKLPQPELVRRSPIGNEINFTPPRQEKENISVESPKCTPAPALKKMDSIEITCLKDSVPDAKFESPEMKIENVSDEMNESLNKHFSKNMAFSVTSTPCVEVIDDENVESVPLDMPQNDSDEVSGVPNFNVFFQSAEIRPQDISPNVHEGRAFEIEGESGFMSRESNRNVSEKTPTYSDFEFSAVTKPQEVTSKEKSSQSMESADGSEEFNRFQRSLQNCPQDLSSLIDASSLFIKSERKFSEPPSNLNVVTNLDFDLSVNRTSTEPESQIFDASRYNVIESHGSNDRAMNVIITDIDLEDENEQPHSIIVTESPLAAKLTPNRTSESHNDSDTKAPNTFHADPAKNVWNFENLEPLYVNSEEMIENIEDVSFDLKSSNSLSSAPQNEQTSIDVTINEDREKSLPKDTEQNKITCNGTNEVYATINIINEPFEELVESNVDDTSTLELKDETKSDKTDRQTELESLTSTKDETVNEVGHESVADVPNSNGTADDKMAVTEDFLQNEKKFCQLDSFFPLLSDIRFTGPASEIMSTSFTQDSPTEPTSPECEQDKKCDPSADILKEWDSDSDSHSTNSSSGEFIWKGGDGLETQLVPSTQFDHRDSNSQPSRTDTAGGGSGSGASDSGSGSGSGSEGDEVEFVPSSWDCRAAPGKSSLRSLENTLSADSKKRVVFKRQKYHCVYEYPREVADHSPAYLPDFSTYADWDAGSAEEAELGYQLFTAPGPLDVLARARISFPADYDDDFYISSSARPFELGVMSGGSQFFPGLHKAALRDFDDTPPSPAPAPPPAPLAEPLTAPLAKPLDLTTPDSGVEDITPGSLPDEDYKKTEWWRDPAEAVSPTELGGLRHTRDRLKLDLPPSPHLQSPRHARVFSFRDVTPPELPQATFSTFGKPPPEPEPPRNIVLTEVQTREGREGRERGEGTVLDSGDEDSGIESTKATLERDTTERDANVERSPNVS